Proteins co-encoded in one Acidobacteriota bacterium genomic window:
- a CDS encoding gluconokinase, with the protein MIVVLMGVTGSGKSTIGELLAQRTGAVFADADDYHPPANKQKMASGHPLNDNDRQPWLETLNQLMRGWFKEQKSGILACSALKQKYRDTLASGMPESAIHFVWLDGSPELLTERLAARHHEFMNPNLLKSQFDTLEPPADALRIVNDRAPEVVVDTILEQISAGTKTN; encoded by the coding sequence ATGATCGTCGTTCTTATGGGAGTCACCGGCTCCGGCAAATCCACCATCGGTGAGTTGCTGGCGCAGCGCACCGGTGCAGTCTTCGCCGATGCCGACGACTACCACCCGCCCGCCAACAAACAGAAGATGGCCTCAGGTCATCCCCTCAACGACAACGACCGCCAGCCCTGGCTAGAGACTCTCAACCAGCTCATGCGGGGATGGTTCAAGGAGCAGAAGAGCGGCATCCTCGCTTGCTCCGCCCTCAAGCAGAAGTATCGTGACACGCTGGCCTCTGGTATGCCTGAAAGTGCAATTCATTTCGTTTGGCTCGATGGCTCACCTGAGCTTCTCACTGAGCGGCTTGCAGCACGGCATCACGAGTTTATGAACCCCAACCTGCTCAAAAGTCAGTTCGATACGCTCGAACCCCCGGCCGACGCTTTGCGTATAGTGAATGATCGTGCCCCGGAAGTGGTCGTCGACACCATCTTGGAACAGATATCCGCAGGCACTAAGACGAATTAG
- a CDS encoding glucose 1-dehydrogenase, which yields MAHSLFDLTGKTAVVVGGTSGIGLAMAIGLAESGADVVATSRRAEQVEEAAKAIEAKGRRSLRLASDVGDRASLEALLDGTLKEFGKVDILINSAGKIKREPTLTVSEETWNDIMDTNVTGTLRACQIFGKHMLDRGYGRIINIASLNSFVSLKEVTAYATSKAAVAALTKSLAVEWSSRGVTVNAIAPGVFRTALNQKLLDESPRGQELLMRTPMGRFGKTEELIGAAIYLASDASTFVTGEILVVDGGFLASGVNQ from the coding sequence ATGGCGCACTCGTTGTTCGATCTGACCGGTAAGACAGCCGTAGTGGTAGGTGGAACCTCAGGCATCGGCCTGGCAATGGCGATCGGACTCGCGGAATCGGGAGCAGATGTCGTCGCCACCTCGCGTCGCGCCGAACAGGTCGAAGAGGCCGCGAAGGCCATCGAAGCCAAAGGCCGCCGCTCCCTCCGTCTTGCCTCCGACGTCGGCGATCGCGCCTCGCTCGAAGCTCTTCTCGATGGCACCCTCAAGGAGTTCGGCAAGGTCGACATCCTCATCAACTCGGCCGGCAAGATCAAGCGCGAGCCCACTCTCACCGTCTCCGAGGAGACGTGGAACGACATCATGGACACCAACGTGACCGGGACCCTGCGCGCCTGCCAGATCTTCGGCAAGCACATGCTCGACCGCGGGTACGGACGCATCATCAATATCGCGTCGCTCAACTCCTTTGTTTCGCTCAAGGAAGTCACCGCCTACGCCACCAGCAAGGCAGCAGTCGCGGCGCTCACGAAGTCGCTGGCCGTCGAGTGGAGCTCGCGCGGTGTCACCGTCAACGCCATCGCCCCGGGAGTCTTCCGCACCGCACTCAATCAGAAGCTGCTCGACGAAAGCCCCCGCGGCCAGGAACTTCTTATGCGCACCCCGATGGGACGCTTTGGCAAAACCGAAGAGCTGATCGGTGCTGCTATCTACCTCGCCAGCGATGCCTCCACCTTCGTGACCGGAGAGATCCTCGTCGTCGACGGAGGCTTCCTCGCCAGCGGAGTCAACCAGTAA